The Cucurbita pepo subsp. pepo cultivar mu-cu-16 chromosome LG15, ASM280686v2, whole genome shotgun sequence genome contains the following window.
ACATAGCTTGATACGGTGTGCCATTTGCAACTCCTTTTGTTGGCGATCTGTTTAGAATATACACGGCAGTTTTGATAGCTTCTCCCCAAAATTTTGCAGGCATCTCTTTGCTCTTTAACATACATCTGGCCATCTCTACCACCGTTCGATTACGCCTTTCTACTACGCCATTTTGCTGTGGTGAAAATGGTGCAGTAAGAAGTCTCTTGATGCCTTCATTCTCGCAATAGTCTTTAAAAACAGTAGATACAAACTCTCCTCCACGGTCCGTTCTAAAGCTCTTAATCTTCTTGCCTTTCTCTACCTTCACACTgatcttgaactttttaaacacCAGCAGTGTTTCATCCTTGTTTTTCAACATAAACACCCACATAAATCGTGAAAACTCATCCACTGGTAACATAAAATATCAGTTACCTCCATACGTCATTGGAGAAATAGGTCCACATAGATCTCCATGGACAAGATCCAATGACTCCTTCGCACAATATGTCGTTGTTCGGGGAAAAGGAGTCCTATGCTGCTTTCCAATTAAACACCCTTCGCATAATTGATTGACCTGGGTGATTCTCGGCAACCCTTCAACCATTCTCTTGtcatttaattgttttaaagaGTGAAAATTCAGGTATCCATACCTCACGTGCCATAGCCAACCACTGTTACTGATATTTGTCATTAAACACACCTGATCCGCAAGCTTCAGCTTAGCTACATACAATCTGTTGGATTGTCTGGTCACCATAATAATCAGGCTTCTAGCTCTGTCATATATCTTCATCACACTGTTCTCTatgacaattttattttcagtcTCATCCAGTTGTCCCAAACTTATAATATTGCTCTTGAGTTTAGGTATGTAATAGACTTGTGATAAGATCAAGTGCTCATCGGTTTTGCATTTGAAGAGCACTATTCCTCGACCACAAATGTCTATTACAGAGTTATCACCAAAGCGTACCTTTCCAACAACAAATGTGTCGAGCTCACGAAACACCCTCCTTTCTCCTGACATGTGGTTGCTTGCTCCAGTATCTAGGAACCAGGAATTTTCAACTATAATATTGTTTGGTGGCGGCACTATAGTTTCATTTCAACATCACAAAATTAGGCTCTTTATCATGTGTGGTTTCAATTTCACACGCCTCTATCATCAGCAATGAAGACTCCTCATCCTTTTGCATCTCTATCAGGTTGAGTTGTTCGTCTTTTGTGGAACACTCTGATGCGAAGTGTCCTATTTTCTGCCACCtgaaacatttaattttacttttgtcaAATCTCTTCTTTTGAGTTTGCGACTCTCCTTCATCTCCTCGATGCCAGTCACTTCTCCCACGGCCTCTCCATCTTCCACGACCCCGTCCGCTGCCTCCTCTAGAACTTCCTTGatccttcctttctttctttgaggATTTTGCATTCTCTCGTTCCTTCCATTCTGCATGAGTGAGAAGAAcgtttcatctttttctctaAACCCTTGCAACCTTTCTATATGTGCCTTGAGTGATCCAATAATCTCATCAACGGATTTCATTTTGAGATCACTAAACTCCTCAATCGTTGAAGTGATTTGAAGAAACTTTGCAGAGGTGGATCGTAGAAGTTTCTTAACTACTTGGATATCATCCACAGTATTCCCGAGGCCTCTCAATTTGTTGCCAATAATAGTGAGTTTTTCAGAATACTCATCAATACTTTCTGAATCACCCATCCTCAACGCTTCAAACTCCCGCCAGAGAGTCTGCGTTCtaacttctttcactctttacTCACCtagattcatatttttcagCATGATCCAGGCTTCCTTGGCCGTTTTCTTGACACCCAACTGTAGCAACGTATGTTCTCCAATGCTTTGATAAATAGCTACTAAAGTCATCTTATCTTTACGGTT
Protein-coding sequences here:
- the LOC111776361 gene encoding uncharacterized protein LOC111776361, translating into MGDSESIDEYSEKLTIIGNKLRGLGNTVDDIQVVKKLLRSTSAKFLQITSTIEEFSDLKMKSVDEIIGSLKAHIERLQGFREKDETFFSLMQNGRNERMQNPQRKKGRIKEVLEEAADGVVEDGEAVGEVTGIEEMKESRKLKRRDLTKVKLNVSVPPPNNIIVENSWFLDTGASNHMSGERRVFRELDTFVVGKVRFGDNSVIDICGRGIVLFKCKTDEHLILSQVYYIPKLKSNIISLGQLDETENKIVIENSVMKIYDRARSLIIMVTRQSNRLYVAKLKLADQDETLLVFKKFKISVKVEKGKKIKSFRTDRGGEFVSTVFKDYCENEGIKRLLTAPFSPQQNGVVERRNRTVVEMARCMLKSKEMPAKFWGEAIKTAVYILNRSPTKGVANGTPYQAMFEKIPKVHHFKIFGCLADRSVKTIMLGYEDGTKAYRLLDP